A genome region from bacterium includes the following:
- a CDS encoding 2-oxoacid:acceptor oxidoreductase family protein, with product MAAKMTEIRWHGRGGQGAKTAAIFLAEAVMERGKYSQGFPEYGPERRGAPVRGYTRISEEPIRVHCSIAAPKYVIVLDSSLLDSPAAGVADGMKDDTIFLINTLDTPAAIRKRLGLKGGEVHTIDASLIAKESFGRAIPNMPMIGALAKISDVIELDELTRCMASQLKKKFSQAVVDGNVTAVKRAYEELVSE from the coding sequence ATGGCTGCGAAGATGACAGAAATCCGCTGGCACGGACGAGGGGGACAGGGCGCCAAGACCGCCGCGATCTTCCTGGCCGAAGCGGTGATGGAGCGCGGCAAGTACAGCCAGGGATTCCCCGAGTACGGTCCCGAACGCCGCGGCGCGCCGGTCCGGGGTTACACCCGCATCTCCGAGGAGCCCATCCGCGTCCATTGCAGCATCGCCGCGCCCAAGTACGTGATCGTGCTCGACTCGTCCCTGCTCGATTCCCCAGCCGCCGGCGTGGCCGACGGCATGAAGGACGATACGATCTTCCTGATCAACACCCTCGATACCCCGGCGGCCATCCGCAAGCGCCTGGGACTCAAGGGTGGCGAGGTGCATACCATCGACGCCTCGCTGATCGCCAAGGAGAGCTTCGGCCGTGCCATACCGAACATGCCCATGATCGGCGCGCTGGCCAAGATCTCGGACGTGATAGAACTGGATGAATTGACCCGCTGCATGGCTTCGCAGCTCAAGAAGAAGTTTTCCCAGGCCGTCGTCGACGGGAACGTCACCGCCGTCAAACGGGCCTACGAGGAGTTGGTGTCAGAATGA
- a CDS encoding 4Fe-4S dicluster domain-containing protein, which yields MSNIPTKDLHDGGIITDAGNAADFKTGDWRSDVPRWVAENCTHCMFCWIYCPDSAVMLDTSGEKTQMTGFVYEHCKGCGICAQHCPPAKKGKAAIVMVRDEK from the coding sequence ATGAGCAACATTCCGACCAAGGACCTGCACGACGGGGGCATCATCACCGACGCCGGCAACGCAGCCGATTTCAAGACCGGCGACTGGCGCTCCGACGTCCCCCGGTGGGTCGCGGAGAACTGCACGCATTGCATGTTCTGCTGGATCTACTGTCCCGACAGCGCCGTCATGCTGGACACCTCCGGCGAGAAGACCCAGATGACGGGGTTCGTGTACGAGCATTGCAAGGGTTGCGGCATCTGCGCGCAGCACTGTCCGCCCGCGAAGAAGGGCAAGGCGGCCATCGTGATGGTTCGCGACGAGAAATGA